In Camelina sativa cultivar DH55 chromosome 16, Cs, whole genome shotgun sequence, a single window of DNA contains:
- the LOC104753364 gene encoding uncharacterized protein LOC104753364: MQIQNEDGSTGLFSQKSEIAIAHKGAYDKGAYKRSDYTKLMCDHCKRKGHTKDKCWVLHPHLKPAKMNEPRKAMSPSAADDDVVRKYDLDALIESIASLKESVMFNLIDNVKPATGNVIIANGHGVPVKGIGNLKLFNKDSQAFYMPEFTSNLLSFKKATRDLDCLAIFSSNEIWFPDIKTGKTIGEGSTKKDLYVLEDLNLVSAFANNSVWHARLGHPHTKALSMLLPKIYVSTQFNAKITTLKTDNGGEYTSNEFKAFTSKHGIVHQTTCLYTPQQNGVSERKNRHLMEVARNMMFYKNVPKTLLE; the protein is encoded by the exons ATGCAAATTCAAAACGAAGATGGATCTACTGGTTTGTTTAGCCAGAAAAGTGAGATTGCTATTGCACATAAAGGAGCTTATGACAAAGGAGCTTACAAAAGGAGTGACTACACCAAGTTAATGTGTGATCACTGCAAGAGGAAGGGGCACACCAAAGATAAGTGTTGGGTTCTCCATCCTCATCTGAAGCCGGCTAAGATGAATGAACCTAGGAAGGCTATGTCTCCATCTGCTGCTGATGACGATGTTGTTCGTAAATATGATCTTGATGCCCTTATCGAAAGCATTGCTTCTCTCAAAGAATCTG TGATGTTTAATcttattgataatgttaaacCTGCAACTGGAAATGTTATCATTGCTAATGGTCATGGTGTTCCTGTTAAAGGCATAGGAAATCTGAAATTGTTTAACAAAGATTCTCAAGCTTTCTATATGCCTGAATTTACTTCAAACCTTTTGTCTTTCAAAAAGGCAACAAGAGATCTTGATTGCTTGGCTATTTTCAGTTCTAATGAAATTTGGTTTCCGGATATTAAGACGGGAAAGACTATTGGTGAAGGATCAACAAAGAAGGATCTCTATGTTCTTGAAGATCTCAATCTTGTTTCTGCTTTCGCTAATAATTCtgtttggcatgctagacttgGTCATCCTCATACTAAGGCTCTTAGTATGTTACTTCCTAAAAT TTATGTTTCCACTCAGTTCAATGCGAAAATAACGACTTTGAAAACCGACAATGGTGGAGAATATACTAGCAATGAATTCAAGGCGTTCACTTCTAAGCATGGGATTGTCCATCAAACAACATGTCTTTATacccctcaacaaaatggtgtcTCTGAGCGTAAAAATCGTCACCTTATGGAAGTAGCAAGGAACATGATGTTTTACAAGAATGTTCCAAAAACATTATTGGAGTGA